The following are encoded together in the Aerococcus mictus genome:
- the recJ gene encoding single-stranded-DNA-specific exonuclease RecJ — MLKANYEWQLRPSFDQLDLEKEQVIKETQLSPFLVDLLFQRGKQSSQEINDFLSEKPHFHDPFLLHDMQKAIDRLEEAVRNNELILIYGDYDADGITATTILYELLESIGANVTYYLPDRFVDGYGPNKEVYAYYIKQGVQLILTCDNGVAGHEAVKYAEDAGVNVIITDHHEIGNTLPEAYAIVHPRHPEGNYPFDDLCGAGVAFKLAQAMTGGLPVEYLDVCAIGTIADLVRLEDENRSIVQQGLKVMAHSERIGLMTLMKSQNIDLNHIDEETIAFNIAPRLNALGRLGSAKPGVELLTSFDPDYCQELVNTIETTNQKRRAIVDQVSQQAIQTVEEWEELPEIIILSHSNWHEGVLGIVASRLVERYQRPSIILNYNAEKAEYKGSGRSVAGINLFKLLQAAKEYAPKSGGHAMAAGMTIAEDQFEAWKAAIYQAVEPYKEQLQGKIPLTIDAKINADQLTLENIQELNRLKPFGAANPKPIFLIENESISTPQQLGKDKNTLKFSLTKENQQLEVIGFQKGNLANYLQAGQSVDLVVEASINTWQGKSRPQAILLDMASDQKIIVDWRREKNPDLIFSLSQSYYYFESKSLIAQYKGQIPSQSSLIGEEDLKKSREHYSQLVIFELPKNLQKLRDFVHNENIETIYLFSYSPISARKIGMPNRDQFALLYRYFIFYKELDLTEKKADLARYLKLPLPLLNLLLKVLVEAELLDQNGQIYRIRPGQNKIDLKESTSLKNWAKQIEKENFLLNETIENLTRYFFQEDNL, encoded by the coding sequence ATGCTAAAGGCAAATTATGAGTGGCAATTAAGGCCAAGTTTTGATCAATTGGATTTAGAAAAAGAGCAAGTGATTAAGGAAACTCAATTGTCGCCATTCCTTGTCGACTTACTTTTTCAGAGAGGGAAACAAAGCTCTCAGGAAATTAATGATTTTTTGAGTGAAAAGCCTCATTTTCATGATCCCTTTCTACTCCATGATATGCAAAAAGCCATTGATCGTTTAGAAGAAGCTGTTAGAAATAATGAGCTTATATTAATCTATGGCGACTATGATGCCGATGGAATTACAGCAACCACGATTCTTTATGAACTTTTAGAATCTATAGGGGCTAACGTAACGTATTACTTACCAGACCGCTTTGTGGATGGCTATGGCCCTAATAAGGAAGTGTATGCCTACTACATTAAGCAAGGGGTCCAATTAATTCTAACCTGTGATAATGGTGTTGCCGGTCATGAGGCAGTGAAATATGCCGAAGATGCTGGCGTTAATGTCATTATCACTGACCACCATGAAATTGGAAACACTTTACCTGAGGCCTATGCTATTGTTCATCCCAGACACCCTGAGGGGAATTATCCCTTTGATGATTTATGTGGAGCTGGAGTAGCCTTTAAGTTAGCCCAAGCGATGACTGGTGGCTTACCAGTCGAATATTTGGATGTCTGTGCTATTGGAACAATCGCTGATCTGGTCCGCTTAGAGGATGAAAATCGCAGCATTGTTCAGCAGGGCTTAAAGGTTATGGCTCATAGTGAAAGAATTGGTCTAATGACTTTAATGAAAAGTCAAAACATTGATCTAAACCATATCGATGAAGAAACTATCGCCTTTAACATAGCCCCACGACTTAATGCTCTAGGTCGTCTAGGCTCGGCTAAACCAGGAGTTGAACTACTCACGAGTTTCGACCCGGATTATTGTCAGGAACTAGTTAATACCATTGAAACGACCAATCAAAAACGACGAGCAATTGTTGACCAGGTTAGTCAGCAAGCGATTCAGACAGTCGAAGAGTGGGAAGAATTACCAGAAATTATCATTTTATCTCATTCCAATTGGCATGAAGGGGTTCTAGGTATTGTGGCTAGTCGACTGGTAGAGCGTTATCAGCGGCCTAGTATCATTTTAAATTATAATGCTGAGAAGGCAGAATATAAGGGGTCAGGTCGTTCAGTTGCAGGAATCAACCTCTTCAAGCTTCTCCAAGCTGCAAAGGAATATGCCCCTAAGAGTGGGGGACATGCCATGGCAGCTGGTATGACCATTGCTGAAGACCAATTTGAAGCTTGGAAAGCGGCAATCTATCAGGCAGTTGAGCCCTACAAAGAGCAATTACAAGGGAAGATTCCTTTAACAATTGACGCCAAGATTAATGCCGATCAATTGACCTTAGAAAATATTCAGGAGCTTAATCGCTTAAAACCATTTGGTGCAGCGAATCCCAAACCTATATTTTTAATCGAAAATGAATCGATCTCAACGCCACAGCAATTAGGAAAAGATAAGAACACCTTAAAATTTTCTTTGACTAAGGAAAATCAACAGCTAGAAGTTATCGGTTTTCAGAAGGGAAATTTGGCTAATTATTTACAGGCTGGTCAAAGTGTTGATCTGGTTGTCGAAGCATCCATTAATACCTGGCAGGGAAAAAGTCGGCCACAAGCTATTTTACTCGATATGGCTAGCGACCAAAAAATAATCGTTGACTGGCGAAGAGAAAAAAATCCTGACCTTATTTTTTCTCTTTCCCAAAGCTATTATTATTTTGAAAGCAAGTCCTTAATTGCTCAATATAAGGGGCAGATTCCTAGTCAATCTTCTTTAATAGGGGAAGAAGACTTGAAGAAGAGCAGGGAACATTATAGCCAGTTAGTTATTTTTGAACTACCAAAAAATTTGCAAAAGCTAAGAGACTTCGTTCATAATGAGAATATAGAAACGATCTATCTATTTTCATATAGTCCGATATCAGCAAGAAAAATTGGTATGCCCAATCGCGATCAATTTGCTTTGCTTTATCGTTATTTCATTTTCTATAAAGAACTTGATTTGACCGAAAAAAAGGCAGACTTGGCTAGGTATTTAAAGCTACCGCTTCCTCTTCTTAACTTATTACTAAAAGTTTTAGTTGAAGCAGAGCTTTTAGACCAAAATGGCCAGATTTATCGTATTCGACCAGGCCAGAATAAGATCGATTTGAAAGAGTCAACCAGCCTAAAAAATTGGGCAAAGCAAATTGAAAAAGAAAACTTTCTTTTAAATGAAACCATTGAAAATTTAACTCGGTATTTTTTCCAGGAGGATAATTTATGA
- a CDS encoding SDR family NAD(P)-dependent oxidoreductase: protein MPLSDKGKQEQWALLTGASSGIGRATAIALAKAGYSLLLTARHQERLEESKQLCLEAGAKAVDIFPADLKDLEAIDRLVHYAFERYSIRIVVHSAGLGYFERVIQQSDAHTLEQINTNLISAIYLCQRVAIAMLDQGLSKTYLVILASIAARIQTAGNASYAASKAGLLAFANGLRQELWSTPIQVMTVLPGPVKTAFFDLADPSGQFIQAVDTFTVEAEEVAHAICQGIKRNKMEVVVPNYYAYLNKILSLSIPLGYRLIHWTMARIKSR, encoded by the coding sequence ATGCCATTAAGTGATAAGGGTAAGCAAGAGCAGTGGGCCTTGCTTACTGGAGCATCTAGTGGGATTGGCCGGGCTACCGCGATTGCTCTCGCCAAAGCAGGTTACTCACTCTTACTAACCGCTAGGCACCAGGAACGCTTGGAAGAAAGTAAGCAGCTATGCTTAGAGGCTGGTGCAAAAGCGGTAGATATTTTTCCCGCTGACTTAAAGGATTTAGAGGCAATTGACCGTCTTGTCCACTATGCTTTTGAGCGTTATTCCATAAGGATTGTTGTTCATAGTGCTGGTTTAGGCTATTTTGAACGGGTGATTCAACAAAGTGATGCCCATACTTTGGAACAGATCAATACCAATTTGATAAGCGCCATCTATCTTTGCCAACGCGTCGCCATTGCTATGCTTGACCAAGGCTTGAGTAAGACCTATTTGGTGATTTTGGCATCAATTGCCGCGCGAATTCAAACTGCTGGCAATGCTAGCTATGCAGCAAGTAAGGCTGGCTTGTTAGCCTTTGCTAATGGATTAAGACAAGAGCTATGGTCAACGCCTATCCAGGTAATGACTGTTTTACCCGGTCCAGTAAAGACCGCCTTTTTTGACCTGGCAGATCCGAGTGGACAATTTATTCAGGCAGTTGATACCTTCACGGTTGAAGCAGAAGAAGTTGCCCACGCGATTTGCCAGGGGATAAAAAGAAACAAGATGGAAGTTGTTGTCCCTAATTACTATGCCTACTTAAACAAGATCTTGTCGCTTTCGATTCCCTTAGGCTACCGTTTGATCCATTGGACCATGGCACGGATAAAATCACGTTAA